The following nucleotide sequence is from Trifolium pratense cultivar HEN17-A07 linkage group LG2, ARS_RC_1.1, whole genome shotgun sequence.
ctttagggcaagccctgttaagatcggtatagtcgcaacacatcctccactttccattagatttcttgacgagtacaacgttggacagccaggttgtgtacctggcctccgaaataaaatttgcctctaagaggtcttttacacatttttctgcagcctccgatttctcgggagactgcctacgcctacgttgaaCTACGGGAAGTGCAGCGGGATCGATggtcagctggtgacatgctacGTTGGGGTCCAAGCCAGGCATCTCGGAAGCGTGCCATGCAAACAGATCTGCGTTTTCTTTCAAGCAGGCCTCAAGTTGTTTCCTTGCAAGCTCGGGGAGCCCAGTCCCAATTTTCACTGCCCTGTtcgggtcttctccgaagggcatcagctcAAACTCTCCATCCGGCactggacgacggtgctcttggctCGCCTCGTCGTCCTCCTTCATCTCCTTGCGGAGCTTCTTTTCATCCTTGCTTTCCTgtttggaaaagcggctgtcgaggtcaatagagctgatttctggcaagggcagTGAAGCTGCTGCCTTGGACTTCTTTGGTTCGGGGAGCTGCCCGATGTACTCGTTTCCCTTGGAGGAggcattgaagactctccttgctgcttcaatgtctccatgtAAGGTTGCAACTTGGCCTTTATGCGTGTAGTACTTCATTTTGAGATGGGCGGTTGATgggacagccattaagtcagcaatGGTTGTCcggcccaggatgcactggtagagagacGGGCAGTCCactaccaggaatttcaccTTGATTGTTTTTGCAGTTTCTTCGgagccaacggtgactagcaAGTCTACGTAGCCCCATGGCTTGGTTGTTGCCCCATTGAATCCAGAAAGATCGGATCCAAAATAGGGAGTGAGGTAGGTTTCATCCAATTGCAGAGTTTTAAAGAGTTGGGAATACATGATGTCGCAGGAGCTTCCctggtcgaccagtaccctgcggacgtccatgTTTGCCATGTCCgctctgatgagcaggggtatctgggagtttgcagctcctccgggcagctcttccatataGAAAGATATGGGCCTTGACTGCCCTTTTGGTTTGTCTAAGGTTGCACTCATGTTAGAGGAGCCATCCAGTAATTCTTCAAATTTCCTTTTGATTGATCCCACagtctgtttgtcaaaaccCCCAGCGGAGATCACCATAGCGtgggcaagtgcgtcccatttgCTCAGCGTGGGAGCAACATAGGtgtcgtccaagtagtcagggacaaagaagtcttcagttctggagatggcaagggcaactggcttgtgcccggatttttctggtgcagcttcttcattgttgctggtctcagcagcttctgcccggggagcattgcccCTCTTCACGTATTGTTTCATTTGCCCATTTCTGATCAAAATTTCTATGGCGTCTTTCAGTTGGATGCAgtcgtcagtcagatggccgtaacctttgtggtacttgcagtacctgctcttgtcttggccaggctttgtgggttgttgtcttggaaatttaattcctgctttggtgaactcagctgagttgcactctttccaaatttcttcctggGTTCTGTtaaggggagtatagttgctgaacgtgctaggaggtccacggggttcactaggcctttcgcctcttcgtcttcctcctccCCGGCTGGGCTGTTCAGCATTTGAGCGAGGAGCAGGTTGACtgtttcctgctcgcccatagcgggcagcatctgcagcttgttgctcTTCATATTGGATGTATGGTTGAGATTTGAGGAGGAGGTCGCTAAAGGTGCGTGGTTTTTCGATTCCAACGGCTTTTGCAAAGTCAGTATTCGGTCTGAGGCCCCTTTGGAGCAGGTATTTCTTCATatcatcagttgtttctacctggacggcctctttgttgaacctctctatAAAACTACGAAGAGATTCATTATCACCTTGGAAGATGGCGTCCAGGACTGCCTCGGTCTTTGgctgcttgcgggaagcagtgaagtgtctgCGGAACTGGTCGGAGAGGTCCATCCATGAGAAAATGGAACGAGGAGGTAGGCTGTGATACCAGGCCATAGCTCCCTTCCTGAGGGTAGTTGGGAAAATTCTGCATCTTATAGCTCCGCTGACCCttaagaagttcagggtagcGTTGATTGAAGCAATGTGTTCATCTGGGTCTGTGAGTCCATCGTAGGCTGGGAGAGCAGGTGGTCGCTCGAATCCCTTTGGCACAGGTGCTTGGAGAATGTCATGAGACAAGGGGCAGCGAGGATCCTCCTCGTCACTCTCAtgtgagtttaggggaggtgagtcctcacgatcaggagttgggctcctggagaattggctgcgaggaggtgttcggtccaccgtttttcctttcttcacaataggagaagatataccctcgcggggagggagacatggtctcttttctTGCTAGGCTGCTCAATCCTCTCaagggcaggtcgtcgttgtctgacagtttcctgacgaggaggggattgagaagtaggagttctcctcgggggagagttgttccttgagagtcgctgattcctttccaagcgatcaagtctcagattctgctcgtccattcggcgattctggccttggagagcttcggtggtttgtttcagggcagctatgagtgctgctagttcaacattggtaactgaagcagCGGACAAGTCGGTTTCTGCTGATCTGCCCTGCTCGGACTGAGGGCGCTTCcctgcctgcttctcagtcaagacgaccaGGTCGCCGtcctcagaagtccaggaagtttcctgcccgtctctagggtcagactcggggagggcctggaggtcagtgatgagaACAGGGGGCAGACGGGGAGAAGAaggaggagcagcgtcctcaacgtcattgttgaaatgagatgcactggccatgatgaaaaagtgattgattggttttgttctttggtttacttgctcgaaacaaagaaggggagaactcagatccccacagtcggcgccactgatcttaactgttgatcagaacaggtagaaggccagctggaagtccgttgagcaggtggtaggcagcaagtccgagcagatgatccacggaggggggggttgtacctgcaggtgctccgatgcctaagtcagtaagggtagagagcaaaagagatactagagagaagttagagagagagagtaattgcaataatgaatagtgtctaccttgctctcctaagagggagagtatttatagcccccagctctgggccaaaggtcctcttagtgggctggactagccaaggcccattaagagggactgccaagatatcacccttggatagtgggtagagtagtaattttaccctatcttggtggagaggttgtgccatgctgacatggaggtgattgggcaagccatgtggactttgtgagggtctaggtggactagcattagtctagtccagaacagaaAGATACATTAtggtgaaaaaatatatatctgtATAACTATATTGCAAACATGACcttctatcaattttttttttgtaaatacgACCCCCCCAAAGAAACAAATCTAGCTCTGCCATTGACATTAtactatttttggttttttccgTTGAAATTAGAGAGTATATAATTCTTAAAAAGAAACATTTCGATacaaataaatatttgataaatatgataaaaatattattgccTAAATTTGCAAATTTGTGCCCATTTTATGCTGTTTAAGAAAATTGTAATAATTACGTTTTGCCTCTTCCTCTCATCCTCTCttctaaccctagccgtcacaaCTTTTTCTTAATCTTTAGAGAGGGGTGATTCTAGGCCAGTTTTGACCTAgaatcacccctccaaattgtttttttccttcttgttttaaataagtgtgattttcacatatttgtttgttttgattttccgtCTTTGTACGGTATATTTgtgttttcccgtctttgtgcggtgtatttgtgtttcccgtctttgtgcggtgtttgttttttcaggttgaaggattattTTCGATCTAGTGCAAACCCAatcaatgtcgacttttgtgtcatcaacgctacagatctggaggcatggacattccagacatttcaatatagtcatattcgtaggcttatgtaatttgccgttttatgctattaacacggatactgtgagtttgttcgcagatttatcctttttgtttttagcgaatttgaatttgtattgcatcgatgtactctatcaatttgaatgaatgaatatcgtttgttttttgtcaaaaaaaaaaatttgcaaattTGTTGTGAGAGATAAAAACGGATTTCTTTGTGTTAATTCATTTAGACATAGAAATCAATACCATCATTGTTAATTACAATTCTCCATCATAACATAAGTGATGCTCCtacaatatataaatagttcCTTTTCTCTAATTCTACACACCATCGTTCTAGCTTAGCACTTATTTTTATCACCACTTttgctaatattatttttcttatttcaaagATGAAATTATTGTTTGCTCTTCTTCTAGTGTCTAATGCTTCACCTAGTTTGTGCTATGATACTCCAAATACTTTCGATATTCTTAAGTTTGTGCTATGATACTCAAAATACTGTATGTAGTTGCTTAATCATTCTCAGATTTCTAAATAAGGATGTTTTAATTATCTTAATAGTTAATTTCAcatatgcttgtgttttaataaTACAGTATGTTTGTTATACAATTTGCATATATGcctcctttttcttttgaaggTATTCCTCTTGTTAACTATTTTTATTCAAGCTGTGATGAATTTTGAATCAGAAATTCATTATCTACTCATCTAATTGGAAACTGTTTGATAAAGTAATGTATGGTTTAAGTGATTAATTAGTCTGGAACTTATAGTAGCTAGTTGTGCTAATTGATATATGTATTTGTTTAGGGAATtgatatatgtattttttatattgatatatGTATGGTTtactgcaattttttttaaaaaaaagcagGGGAGAAGAGCAgcttttagaaaaaataataaacattgtTAGCCACGGTTATAAGAATTGCTATGTTTAATGTATTAATTAGCCACGGTTATAACCGTAGCTAaatgtgtatatttttttggttaaatagtctagtgactagaaaatccaccttaaagatgaataagtggagtgtcccggattcgaacccggactcctacacatatagtgcgatgtctctaccaactgagctaaactcacagGGACCGCTAAATATGTATTTTACTAGTAACCTTTGTGTTGTTTTTCCATCGTTTGTAAAATTGTTACAACGCTTTATAATGCCGTCGCTAATACCAAATTTAACCTTGGCTAAATTTTGCAACGTCGCAATAGGCCACCCTCAAAATTACCGTGGCAAACTTCATTAGCCAAGATCAAATGTACTTTTAGCTACGGTTTTGAACGTGGGTAAATaacgcttttttttttatagtgacGGCCAGACCGATGATTGaaatgtataatatttttttttgttatggtttaattttgttttcatgcAATTAAATTTTATCTATGAGACATTTTTTCTCAAATCTAATACATTTTTCAAACTTTATATAGTACCCGCAGGGGCGGCTTGCACACATGTGcaaggtgtgcgacggcatcgggcctcaaaattttgagggcctcagctcaaaattttgaggtcctataatattacttatatattatttatacctgtAAAATATCAGATatttattaatagattaatttttaggccataaactaatagttatatattgttaatgttcatataatatcatatgagtatcaatagattaattatctatactcgtaaatattgttttagtccattttaatatttccataaaatttaaacttagatTATGAGGTTcatttttgacgttatatacaaagataattattttgtatttcttatcccatttgatttgatgcaattggtttaatattgataatctatatgtttacaagaataaaaatgattttttttatattatacgcgATTTAAAttgacagttttttttttttttaaaaaaattaaattttttatgttaatgggccacttttatattttgcattgGGCCTCCTAAAACCCGGAGACGCCCCTGAGTACCCGAGGGCAAAATATTCATGACGCAACCTTTTAAGTTCCAAGGTCCTTGAAAATCCACAACAATGTaccccgtgcttggcacgggtcgtTATACTAGTTGATATTTGTCGCGAATGAATTCTCACTAAATTTTCACAAATACggttttttaatatttctttcttattttctaaaaaaaaaaatctttcttgaatatagttttttatatttcttgtaTATAGCTAATACTTGCTACTACTTGGTAAACTGAATTATATTTCTTTCGGTTTAATATTTCTTTCTTgtagataataaaaaaaattagctaacttaggcaaaattacacttgtagtaaaaaaaattaacttaatttcaGGTAATAAATATTCCTCcggtattttttataagaaacaaaagtaaaaaaattttgttaccgaaaaaaaaaagtgaatttttttttattctttttataaatttttttgatcaatatttaatttcacttatgtccttatttattatgagagaataataaaaataagttacTAAGAGTAATTAAAGAAGGGTATAcatgaaatatatttaaatttataagagtattcaattaaaataggcttaaatgcagttttgtccccctgttttgattaaatcggaattttaccccccctgttttaaaacgcggatttttacccccctgttttaaaacgcggacttttacccccctgttttataattttttggattttgccccccctaaaattctgctttcaagtcacaacttcaaagcttcacacacaactcaatttggatcaataattaaccaaacggatatcgaaatgaccgcaatcgagttatatttccacagaatcaaacctcactaaatttcgagttacaaaaagagattaattaccgttttagtgaaggtatgtcccccaaaattctgcacaaaatttgctttcgagtcacaacttcaaagtttctcacacaactcaatttggatcaataattcaccaaatggatacCTAAATGACAATAATCGAGTTGTCTTTCCACAagatcaaaccccactaaatttggagttacaaagagagattaattaccgttttagtgaagataTGTCCCCCAaatattctgcacaaaatctgctttcgagtcacaacttcaaaccttcgcacagaattccatttcgatccataattcaccaaactggtaccgaaatgaccgaaatcgagttagttttccacaaaatcaaactccactaaattcgGAGTTACAGAAAAAGATGTGcaaaactttgaagttgtgactcgaaagcagaattttaggggggccaaaatccaaaaaattataaaatatgggggtaaaagtccgcattttaaaacaggagggtaaaattctgatttaatcaaaacagggggcaaaaatgcatttaagccATTAAAATAATCATGTATAGGGTGAGATGAGTAtctcaactggttaagctagttgaacTAAGTGTTACTTGATGCAAATATTGgaaactcattattttttttttacaaatattggAAACTCATTATAATAACTTCATAAGCATAAAGAAAGAATTAAAgttgaattaattaaatatagaaTAATGCAAGCGGTGCATGTTTTGTCTATGGTTTACTGGTCCGCGAAACATTCGTGATTGGACTCATTGGAGCATTCGCTGTATTAACTATTAAGCATTTTCCATCgataatagttatttttttacctaaaatcctttgaaaagaatttatatattttggagTCTAAAGTTAGGGTTTGAACCGCTTTATGGTTGCTTATGGTTGCGATGACCATGCTTATAATTTTAGTGCTACATACCTTTAATCTCACAAGTATCATTGGATTCAATACTCCTATTTTTACTACGATGACATACTCGCTTGCAAACGTGTCACTATACAGACTAATTGAGAGTATTATTAtggtttgtatttttttttgccgTTTATATTTACTAATTTCGTTTTTTCCGTTAACATTAGGAGCTTAAATGTATGAGTATTCataaaaagaaacaattgaTACATAATAAATATTGGACATAAATTATTGTCGaaatttttttggacataaatatgattataatattattgactaAAATTTGCCAATGTGTGACAATAAACGAtcttaatcataatcataattctCACTTTCTTAATTCGTTTTTACGTTAACATTAGGAGCTTAAATTTGCCAATGTGTGACAATAAACCAtcttaatcataatcataattctCACTTTCTTAATTCGTTTTTTCCTTTAAAATTAGGAGCTTAAATGTATGGAGTATTCataaaaagaaacaattgaTACATAATAAATATTCGACATAATatgattaaaatattattgactaaatttgtgtaaaaaataaaaatttgccAGTGTGACAATAACCGATTTCTTGATTGTGTTAATTCATTTAGAAATAGAAATCAATACCATAATTATAATTACTAATTATACAGTTTTCCTTCATAAGTGATGCTCCTTCAATATATAAATAGTCTTCCTTTCTCTAATTCTTACACACCATTGTTCTAGCTTAGCACTTGTTTTTACCACTacttttgataatattaatattaatttttcaaagatGAAAGTTTTGTTTTCTCTTCTTCTAGTGTTATTCATTGCTTCACCTATCTTATGCGCTAAAGTAGGAAAGTCTAATATTCCAAATGCTTTCAATATTCTTAAGTATGGTGCCAAGGGTGATGGCCATACTGATGATTCAAAtgtatagtatttttttttcttattatttcattttgttttcatgcaattatatttttatctatGAGTCAACTTTTTCTCAAATCTAATAAATTTTTCATCCTTATATAAAAAAGGCTTTTTTAAAAGCATGGAAAGATGCTTGCAGTTCAACTAATGGTACCCCAACACTCATCGTACCCacaaacaaaatattcatgacacAACCTCTTACGTTCCAAGGTCCTTGCAAATCCGCAACAATGAATGTTATGGTATGTTATTATGAATAAATGAATCAAACACACATGTATGCATGCTGCATGGGGAATGTCTCACTttcaatctatatatatatatatatatacctttatttaatctattttaatttgTCAAACTGAAATTTTCCCTCATGCAATTTATCCtataacaaataattaattaattttcatttaatagTTATTTTTTGGCCAAGTAGTCTAGTGATTATATTTTCACCCTTAAATTGAAAAAAGTGGATCAAATAcacatataatgcgatgtcATTACGAACTGAATTATTATgatattatgtattttatttgGCAGATTGGGGGAAATGTCACTGCTCCAGCAAGTCGTGAAAATTGGAAACCAGACGGTAATGATCATGATTCATGGATCACATTCAATCAAATAAGTGGGCTTGTTGTGAATGGAGGTGGAACTCTTAATGCCCAAGGTGCTTCTTGGTGGGACAAGAGTGCAAATGATAGGCCAACGGTAAGGTTATTTCATTCCATGTACTTAAACTATATAGTAAATTACACACTTTGAGTCTTGTATTTAAAGTGTATAAGTAATTagttatttgatatatataacaTGTATGTGCAGGCTGTTCGTTTTCTTGGATGTAATAATCTAAAACATGGCCCAATGACACACCTCAATAGTCCGAAAAATCATATAAGCGTAACCGGATGTGATGGCGTTTTAATTTCTAATGTTAATTTAATTGCACCAGAAACTAGTCCCAACACCGATGGAGTTGATATTTCATCATCAACTAAAGTCTTCATTGAGCATTCAATTATCTCAAGCGGTTGAATTCTATATTGTTTTCTAtcattatatatttatgttaaaGTTAATCATAGAGTTAATGTTTAgtcaattataattaattagacATTTTTCATCTCTCTTTCATTCTATATTTGCatcttattatttttcttatttattgtttataataGGTGACGATTGTGTTGCTATTAATAGTGGTTCTAAGTTCATCAACATTACTAATGTTAAATGTGGGCCTGGTCATGGCATTAGGTCAGTTGttcaattaaaatattgttatgtttttaatttttgcattttgttattacttcattaacattgatgaaACTCTAACCTTTCTTGGATGTGTTTGTGAATATATAGTGTCGGAAGCCTTGGGAAAAATGGAGAATATGCTACAGTAGAGGAGGTATACGTTTCAAACATCATCTTCACTCGAACAACAAATGGTGCCAGAATTAAGACATGGGAGGTAATaattgattatatttaattcaataattaattaaatcaattatgtactaatgttttgtttgtgttgtttgaaTTAGGGAGGATCTGGATATGTAAGAAagataacttataaaaatattacacTTGTTGATGTGAAGAACCCTGTGATAATTGATCAACAATACAACGCTTTACAAGCTGTAGGTAAAGGAGTGAAAATCAGTGATGTTACTTTCCGCGACTTTCGGGGAACCACAAAAGATAAAATGGCAATTCAATTGAATTGTTGCAGTATTGGTTGCACTAACATTGTACTTGAAGAGATCAACATATCTGGTCTTAATGGAGAGAAACCGTCTTCATCGTGTAATAATGCACATGGATCAAGCTCTTCGTGCAATCCTACTGTCACATGCCTTGGCAATTAAGTTTATGAAAAtcgaagaaaagaaaaacaatttgatCCTTAAAATGTCAAATGTTAGTAAAttagttattttatatttaacaaTTTGTATTGTGacttgaaattttattttttattaatttgaaaataatgaaatgaataaAAGGGTTTGATTTTGATCTACTAATAGGATCATATATATGTTGTCATTATTTCATTATATTTGTTCATGGCATGctaatttagaaagaaaaaaaaagccttTCTCATGCTAATTTTAATACATGCCTTGGCAATTGAGTTTATGAAAATTGAAGAACAGAAAAACAATTTCATCcttaaaatgtcaaatatttGTTAGTCAAACTTGTATTTTAGTGAAGTTGCGgtatgtaataaaaaattatctcaTTAAAAGAAGACTTGTGCTAAGTAGGGTTAATATTAATCACTTTGTATTGTGACATGAAATTCtactttatattaatttaaaaacaagTCATGTCAATTGTCAAACGGTACCTGCACTCTCATCTCCTCTTAtgcttaaataaatattaagtaaaTTATATACATAATACATCCCCTCTCCTGAGAGATGTGGTTTTCATACTCCATTACTCCCTCAAGAGATATCTAACAATacattttgatatatttttgtgtcATTCCGttagctctttttttttttttttttgttagagtCATTCCGCGCGTTAACTCTAATTTAACTCTTCATATTTTTGGTTAATTATAGTGCTCTATAATAGAAGTCAAAATTGATGCCCATTTGTTTTCACCTTACCATGGTTGCCACTCAATGGTAGAAATCCCATTCTCACATTCCCTCGTAACTCACTTGTTTGTACTAAAAACtcatacttttattttcaagaaTTTACATATGCGAATATAATCATctttaaatatctaaatgtaTTATATATTAAAGAAACCTAAATATTTTGAGGAGTACTAAAACTTAACTCATCCctataaaagataaattaaaaaaatattttataaagacAAAGACTAATTTCAAAAGTTGAACACTCTATAACATGTTTcgtattttttaacaaaaatcaGTTTCAATGTTGTCAAATACAGTACTATAGCTAATGGGATACCTTCTAaccttttataaaaatttgtggagttgatctactcaatgaaatctttgaattcaacggttggattgaaaaaatataatgccgatatcgagttattaaccGAGTTAAGTCAATGGAGAAATACTCTTGAGTCAATGGATCTCTCCTCttccattgacttactccgcttaataactcgatatcgacattatatttcttcaatccaaccgttgaattcaaatatctcatcgagtagatcaactccacaaatttctataaaaattcaaaaaatgtagttatgtatgcggactattgaaattcaacggttttataaaaatatgatttagaaatatatatttattacaaTTTAGATCATAATGATTGCTTTTTAAGATTGCTTTTTCTCATAAGGATTTGTCAGATGTTGATGTAGATGATCTTTTCTGAgttgaaagtgttgcaaatgtgTTTGCCAAATGTGTTGATGTCAGTAATTGAAATTCTTGAGTTTGTCAAAGTCGCTGATTGTTATCCAAATGTTGCAATTGCTTATTGAATTCTCTTAACTATACATGTCGTGATTGTTGCATATGCGGAAATAAGTGATTGTTGCATCtgcttatttatttcttgttatTACTTGTCTTTGAAAAACCACATCAAAAACCATcttcatcataatcataattctCACTTGGAAAATGCTTATTATAACGAATGATATTTCACCAAAGATTCATGAAGAAATGCGACAATTGAATAACCTGATCAGGGTCGGCCCTGAGGCAGGGCAAGCATGCCCACAACCCGGTACCTCAAGTTTTTTGGGGCCTCACATGAAATAGTAATTGGTTTAGTGGCGCATGCATGCTTGTGAAATTGCCTTGATCAAGGGGTTGTGATAAGCGACTGtttaggatcgtcttgaaaacaggtaaaagaggaacttgaccctaaccgcgacctgccggtagaaccaaagttatcaaggaaaagaggaacttgaccctaaccgcgacctgccggtagaaccaaagttatcaaagaaagtgcgaccctaaccgcgacctgccggtagaaccaacactataaagttcttatctcaagaacaatgttcttatcacaagaacaaagaaaaagttctcacaagagaaactctcaaattagattatattccaagttgtttgaaaagtacatgatagtcctatttatagcatatccttacatagtaggatttattgtccactaccatacattcaccataggacttagaaaattcccactaacatgcttataaattcccactagccactataatgacttagtgcaccactaggaagcatctagagagcctagggagcaactaaaggtcatctaaaaactctcctaataccaaaaatgaaaattacaataaaaataaagaaaattggacttaattgttttttttatttagtccaatattattagaccacaatTCAGCCCAAGGATGCTTCTTATCATAtgaattgggcttcaagttgggctcaagcatcttcatccaaatattttttatgcattttttataagtttcctttcacatgtttagggaactcatgatcgtatcattctctccctcttcaagaggatttgtcctcaaatccaaacctgcataaataactaaaagattagtaacaaaaattctctct
It contains:
- the LOC123904901 gene encoding probable polygalacturonase At3g15720 gives rise to the protein MKVLFSLLLVLFIASPILCAKVGKSNIPNAFNILKYGAKGDGHTDDSNAFLKAWKDACSSTNGTPTLIVPTNKIFMTQPLTFQGPCKSATMNVMIGGNVTAPASRENWKPDGNDHDSWITFNQISGLVVNGGGTLNAQGASWWDKSANDRPTAVRFLGCNNLKHGPMTHLNSPKNHISVTGCDGVLISNVNLIAPETSPNTDGVDISSSTKVFIEHSIISSGDDCVAINSGSKFINITNVKCGPGHGISVGSLGKNGEYATVEEVYVSNIIFTRTTNGARIKTWEGGSGYVRKITYKNITLVDVKNPVIIDQQYNALQAVGKGVKISDVTFRDFRGTTKDKMAIQLNCCSIGCTNIVLEEINISGLNGEKPSSSCNNAHGSSSSCNPTVTCLGN